A portion of the Luxibacter massiliensis genome contains these proteins:
- the cbiD gene encoding cobalt-precorrin-5B (C(1))-methyltransferase CbiD translates to MQQENAKGQQGELVWKNQKKLRSGYTTGSCGAAAAKAAAYMLLSGERAEQVSLLTPKGVLLYLEVEEITFGEDFVSCAVRKDSGDDPDVTDKVLVFAQVSRCPGTGLILDGGEGVGRVTKKGLEQKIGEAAINRVPRRMILEAVDEQREKARYTGGLKIIISVPGGADLANRTFNPRLGIQGGISILGTSGIVEPMSEKALIDTIYLEMKVLKENGHDWCYVVPGNYGSDFLAQALGFDGEMAVKCSNYIGEMIDAAVGLKMKGVFLVGHVGKLIKLAAGVMNTHSRQADCRMEVFAAHAAMAGAPCGIVKRLMECVTTTEAVEILKKEGLLKEVMGTVMKRIDFYLRQRAGGQLQIGAAVFSLEEGILGVTACAEMMLASAGLREQTQKEKAE, encoded by the coding sequence ATGCAGCAGGAGAATGCAAAAGGGCAGCAGGGGGAGCTTGTGTGGAAGAACCAAAAAAAGCTCAGATCTGGCTATACAACAGGAAGCTGCGGCGCTGCGGCAGCCAAGGCCGCCGCATATATGCTTTTGTCAGGGGAAAGGGCAGAACAAGTATCACTCCTGACTCCCAAAGGTGTACTCCTTTATCTGGAAGTGGAGGAAATAACATTTGGAGAGGATTTTGTAAGCTGTGCTGTGCGGAAGGACAGCGGGGACGACCCGGATGTGACAGATAAAGTCCTGGTTTTTGCCCAGGTCAGCCGGTGCCCGGGGACCGGACTCATCCTGGACGGCGGCGAGGGGGTAGGCAGAGTCACGAAAAAAGGACTGGAACAGAAGATCGGCGAAGCTGCCATCAACAGGGTGCCCCGCCGGATGATTCTGGAGGCAGTTGATGAACAGAGGGAAAAGGCCAGATATACCGGAGGGCTTAAGATTATCATTTCTGTGCCCGGAGGGGCAGACCTGGCAAATAGGACTTTTAACCCAAGGCTTGGGATCCAGGGGGGGATCTCGATCCTGGGCACCAGCGGGATAGTGGAGCCCATGAGTGAAAAAGCGCTTATAGATACTATATACCTGGAAATGAAGGTCTTAAAAGAGAACGGGCATGACTGGTGTTACGTTGTCCCTGGGAACTATGGGAGTGATTTTTTGGCCCAGGCTCTGGGGTTTGACGGGGAGATGGCTGTCAAATGCAGTAATTATATTGGAGAGATGATTGACGCCGCTGTGGGACTGAAGATGAAAGGAGTTTTTCTGGTGGGCCATGTGGGGAAACTGATTAAATTGGCGGCGGGGGTCATGAATACCCATTCCAGACAGGCGGACTGCAGGATGGAGGTATTTGCCGCCCATGCCGCCATGGCAGGGGCGCCCTGCGGCATAGTAAAAAGGCTGATGGAATGTGTGACCACTACAGAGGCAGTGGAGATATTAAAAAAAGAAGGGCTGCTTAAGGAGGTCATGGGGACTGTCATGAAGCGGATTGATTTCTATCTGAGGCAGCGGGCCGGGGGGCAGCTGCAAATCGGAGCGGCTGTATTCTCGCTGGAAGAGGGAATCCTGGGGGTGACAGCCTGTGCAGAAATGATGTTGGCCAGCGCTGGGCTAAGAGAGCAGACACAAAAGGAGAAAGCAGAATGA
- a CDS encoding histidine phosphatase family protein, whose protein sequence is MKIVLIRHFRTPGNLQKRYIGRTDESLLEEEGLPVRAGRLRRRILKAGPVDKVAVSPMKRCRQSAALLFPEHEPLPCQDLRECDFGIFEGKNYKELQGSSAYQAWLDSGGTIPFPSGEGHEDFKRRCRRGFEEVLLQFCGAKARYGAIILHGGTIMAVMSGFDREKRGFYSWQAENGGGYIVTLDEMAWNQGKKIFREIERL, encoded by the coding sequence ATGAAGATTGTATTAATCAGGCATTTCAGGACACCGGGTAATCTGCAGAAGCGGTACATAGGCCGCACAGATGAGTCCCTTCTTGAGGAAGAGGGCCTGCCTGTCCGGGCAGGGAGGCTTAGGCGGCGTATTCTTAAAGCCGGGCCCGTAGATAAAGTGGCAGTCAGCCCTATGAAGCGGTGCAGGCAGAGCGCGGCACTTTTATTTCCAGAGCATGAACCGTTGCCCTGCCAGGATTTGAGGGAGTGTGATTTTGGTATTTTTGAGGGTAAGAATTATAAAGAGCTGCAGGGAAGCAGCGCCTATCAGGCATGGCTGGATTCTGGCGGAACCATTCCTTTTCCTTCTGGAGAAGGGCACGAAGATTTTAAAAGGCGGTGCAGGAGAGGGTTTGAGGAAGTACTTCTTCAGTTTTGCGGGGCAAAGGCCAGATATGGGGCTATTATCCTCCACGGTGGTACAATAATGGCAGTCATGTCTGGCTTTGACAGAGAAAAAAGAGGTTTTTACAGCTGGCAGGCAGAAAACGGAGGAGGCTATATAGTGACGCTGGATGAAATGGCCTGGAACCAGGGAAAAAAGATATTTAGGGAGATTGAGCGGTTATGA
- a CDS encoding sirohydrochlorin cobaltochelatase produces the protein MERKAGARKAILIVSFGTSHLDTLEKNIAQIERQAGETFPDYKIYRAFTSHMILRKLKKKENLSIFTVQEAMGQMAADGIESVVVQPTHIINGIENDRMLSDVEEYADKFKKIRIGAPLLTSVEDYKKSIHAVMAEAGLKEDEILVLMGHGTDHHANAAYPTLEYTFHSLGYNQVLVGTVEGFPDLTNVMAKLEIAGRKKVVLMPFMVVAGDHAKNDMAGEEDSWKSELKEAGYEVKAIIRGLGEMQGIRNIYMEHIEAVI, from the coding sequence ATGGAAAGAAAAGCAGGCGCCAGAAAGGCCATTCTTATAGTGAGCTTTGGCACAAGCCATTTGGATACGCTGGAGAAAAATATTGCACAGATTGAAAGGCAGGCGGGAGAGACATTTCCCGACTATAAAATATACAGGGCTTTTACAAGCCACATGATACTCAGAAAATTAAAGAAGAAAGAGAATCTCTCTATTTTTACGGTGCAGGAGGCCATGGGGCAGATGGCGGCGGACGGCATTGAAAGTGTGGTTGTACAGCCTACGCATATAATCAATGGAATTGAAAATGACAGGATGCTCAGTGATGTGGAGGAGTATGCAGACAAATTCAAAAAAATCCGGATTGGGGCCCCTCTGTTGACCAGTGTGGAGGATTATAAGAAATCCATCCACGCCGTCATGGCAGAGGCAGGGCTTAAGGAGGATGAGATACTGGTATTGATGGGGCACGGCACTGACCACCACGCCAACGCGGCTTATCCAACTCTGGAATATACGTTCCATTCCCTGGGCTATAATCAGGTCCTGGTGGGGACAGTAGAGGGGTTTCCAGATTTGACAAATGTGATGGCTAAATTGGAGATTGCCGGCAGGAAAAAGGTGGTCCTCATGCCGTTCATGGTTGTGGCAGGGGACCACGCCAAAAATGACATGGCGGGGGAGGAAGATTCCTGGAAAAGCGAACTTAAAGAGGCTGGATATGAGGTGAAAGCTATTATCAGGGGCCTTGGAGAAATGCAGGGGATCCGGAACATCTATATGGAACACATTGAAGCCGTGATTTAA
- the cobT gene encoding nicotinate-nucleotide--dimethylbenzimidazole phosphoribosyltransferase, with translation MTGTITLEELKEEIKPADARSQEEAKLRWMSVAKPLFSLGKLEDAVIRMAGIKGTADFELKKKGLVIMCADNGVVAEGITQTGQEVTAAVAGNFKKKAASVAIMGELAGVDLFPVDIGMVSDVPSVTRPEYKVAYGTRNFAEEPAMTEVQVWEAIQVGIHMVSVLKGQGYDLLATGEMGIGNTATSSAVAAVLLDKSPGEVTGKGAGLTDAGLEKKIGVIEKAIRLHRPDKQDVLDVLAKVGGLDIAGLTGVFLGGAYLRIPVLVDGFISAAAALCACRLVPNVGDYLMASHVSKEPAGRMLLDALCLSPLLDCDMCLGEGSGAVAAVPLLEMGLSVYRRMSTFKETNIRQYEVLK, from the coding sequence ATGACAGGGACAATCACACTTGAGGAACTAAAGGAAGAGATTAAGCCGGCTGATGCCCGCAGCCAGGAAGAGGCAAAACTGCGCTGGATGTCTGTGGCAAAGCCTTTGTTCAGCCTTGGAAAGCTGGAGGACGCCGTGATACGGATGGCAGGCATAAAGGGTACGGCTGACTTTGAATTGAAAAAAAAGGGCCTTGTTATTATGTGTGCGGATAACGGGGTGGTGGCTGAGGGGATCACCCAGACAGGCCAGGAGGTCACTGCGGCAGTGGCTGGTAATTTTAAGAAAAAAGCCGCCAGTGTGGCAATTATGGGCGAACTGGCAGGGGTAGACCTATTCCCGGTGGACATTGGGATGGTATCAGATGTGCCCTCTGTCACCAGGCCAGAGTATAAGGTGGCTTACGGAACCCGGAATTTTGCAGAAGAACCGGCCATGACAGAAGTCCAGGTGTGGGAAGCCATCCAGGTGGGCATCCATATGGTTTCTGTTTTAAAGGGACAGGGGTATGATCTTCTGGCTACCGGGGAGATGGGCATTGGCAACACGGCAACCAGCAGCGCTGTGGCGGCAGTACTTTTAGATAAAAGTCCGGGGGAAGTAACCGGCAAAGGGGCAGGCCTGACGGATGCAGGCCTGGAGAAAAAAATCGGGGTGATTGAGAAGGCTATCCGGCTGCACAGGCCGGACAAACAGGATGTGCTAGATGTACTGGCTAAGGTAGGCGGATTGGATATTGCCGGCCTTACAGGAGTATTTTTGGGGGGAGCCTACTTACGCATCCCCGTTTTAGTCGATGGCTTTATATCCGCCGCGGCCGCCCTGTGCGCCTGCCGCCTTGTGCCAAATGTGGGGGATTATCTTATGGCCTCTCATGTATCAAAAGAGCCGGCGGGAAGAATGCTTCTGGACGCCCTTTGCCTCTCCCCCCTGCTGGACTGTGATATGTGTCTGGGAGAGGGAAGCGGCGCAGTTGCCGCTGTCCCCCTCCTGGAGATGGGACTGTCTGTGTACAGAAGGATGAGTACTTTTAAAGAAACTAATATACGGCAATATGAAGTACTTAAGTAA
- a CDS encoding cobyrinate a,c-diamide synthase, whose protein sequence is MDTAAFLVAAPASGSGKTILTCALLSAFQQRGIKTAACKCGPDYIDPMFHREVLGVESVNLDLYLCGREAMKNLFREHVCGSQAVVAEGVMGYYDGMALDSSQASTYDVARTLGLPVILAVNCRGMSLSVLPLILGIIEFQKDSNIQGILLNRVSHMLYPRMKNLIEDGLKARGYHIPVVGYLPQQEAFSLKSRHLGLVTPGELKNLRSQLSEAGRIVSNTVDLELLLQIGRQAHLGDGRPGPAQEAFQAREGKIRIGIAKDEAFCFYYKDNLRLLEKLGCELVAFSPLGDKKLPGGIRGLLLGGGYPELFAKELESNQTMRRSIQSAVAGGMPCLAECGGFMYLHEEMEGKDGAWHTMAGAIPGRAVRTDKLVRFGYIELHARQKGAFLDLGETIRAHEFHYWDSTDNGSACLAVKPDGRRSYPCMHMEGNLFAGFPHIHFYSHPQFAERFVKCCRGVEGRDVP, encoded by the coding sequence ATGGACACAGCGGCCTTTCTTGTGGCTGCACCTGCCAGCGGCAGCGGCAAGACAATACTTACCTGTGCCCTTCTGTCGGCTTTTCAGCAGAGGGGGATTAAGACGGCCGCATGTAAATGCGGGCCTGACTATATTGACCCTATGTTCCACAGAGAAGTGCTGGGTGTTGAGTCAGTGAACCTGGATTTGTATCTCTGTGGGAGAGAGGCAATGAAAAATTTGTTCAGAGAGCATGTATGTGGTTCGCAGGCGGTTGTGGCGGAAGGTGTGATGGGATATTATGACGGGATGGCCTTGGATTCAAGCCAGGCCAGCACCTACGATGTGGCACGTACCCTGGGGCTTCCTGTCATATTGGCTGTAAACTGCAGGGGCATGTCCCTGTCTGTACTGCCCCTCATATTAGGGATCATTGAATTTCAAAAGGACAGCAATATTCAGGGAATTTTGCTGAACCGGGTATCCCACATGCTGTACCCAAGGATGAAAAATCTCATTGAGGATGGACTGAAGGCCAGGGGATACCATATCCCTGTAGTGGGGTATCTTCCCCAGCAGGAAGCCTTTTCCCTGAAGAGCCGCCATCTGGGGCTTGTGACACCCGGGGAGCTTAAAAATCTCCGCAGCCAACTCTCAGAAGCCGGCAGGATCGTAAGCAATACAGTAGATCTGGAGCTGCTGCTTCAAATAGGAAGACAAGCACACCTGGGGGATGGACGGCCCGGCCCGGCCCAGGAGGCCTTCCAGGCCAGGGAGGGAAAAATACGGATTGGAATTGCAAAGGATGAGGCTTTCTGCTTTTATTATAAAGACAATTTAAGACTGCTTGAAAAGCTGGGGTGCGAGCTCGTTGCGTTTAGTCCCCTGGGGGACAAAAAGCTGCCTGGAGGCATCAGGGGACTGCTCCTGGGGGGCGGGTATCCCGAGCTTTTTGCAAAGGAGCTGGAGTCCAACCAAACCATGAGGCGCAGCATTCAGAGCGCTGTGGCGGGGGGGATGCCCTGTCTGGCAGAATGCGGAGGGTTTATGTACCTTCATGAAGAGATGGAAGGGAAGGACGGCGCCTGGCACACCATGGCGGGAGCCATCCCGGGCCGCGCCGTAAGGACAGACAAGCTGGTGCGTTTCGGGTATATAGAACTTCACGCCAGGCAGAAGGGCGCTTTTCTGGATCTAGGGGAAACCATACGGGCACATGAATTTCATTATTGGGACAGTACAGATAATGGTTCTGCCTGCCTGGCAGTAAAGCCAGATGGCCGCAGGTCCTATCCATGTATGCACATGGAGGGGAATTTGTTTGCAGGATTCCCACATATACACTTTTATTCCCATCCCCAGTTTGCTGAGAGGTTTGTAAAGTGCTGCCGGGGCGTGGAAGGGAGGGATGTACCATGA
- the cobJ gene encoding precorrin-3B C(17)-methyltransferase, with protein MKRKPGCVYAVGLGPGAGRGLTQEAKDVLGRCQVVVGYTVYVDLIKAAYPDKIYLTTPMTQEAKRCRMALDEAAAGRDTAVICSGDAGIYGMAGLLYETAQDYPGAKIQVVPGITAATGGAAVLGAPLMHDFAVISLSDLLTPWEKIERRIRAAAMADFVVCLYNPSSRKRRDYLRKACEYMLEYKNPETVCGIVQNIGRDGETGRTMTLKELKDTETDMFTTVFIGNEQTKLINGKMVTPRGYCNV; from the coding sequence ATGAAGCGAAAGCCAGGCTGTGTATATGCTGTAGGACTGGGACCGGGAGCGGGCCGGGGCCTTACCCAGGAGGCAAAGGATGTTCTGGGGCGCTGCCAGGTAGTTGTAGGATATACAGTGTATGTGGATTTGATAAAGGCAGCATACCCTGATAAAATTTATTTGACAACGCCTATGACCCAGGAGGCAAAACGCTGCCGGATGGCCCTGGACGAGGCGGCTGCGGGCCGCGATACTGCGGTAATATGCAGCGGGGATGCAGGGATCTACGGCATGGCCGGACTGCTCTATGAGACAGCCCAGGACTATCCTGGGGCAAAGATCCAGGTCGTGCCGGGAATTACGGCGGCTACCGGGGGGGCCGCGGTCCTGGGGGCCCCGCTCATGCATGATTTTGCAGTCATCAGCCTGAGTGACCTTTTGACACCCTGGGAGAAGATTGAGAGGCGGATCAGGGCGGCGGCTATGGCAGATTTCGTTGTTTGCCTGTACAATCCCTCCAGCCGCAAACGCCGGGATTATCTGAGAAAAGCCTGTGAATACATGCTGGAATATAAGAATCCAGAGACCGTCTGCGGCATTGTCCAGAATATTGGAAGAGATGGGGAGACTGGCAGGACAATGACACTGAAAGAGCTCAAAGATACAGAGACTGACATGTTCACAACTGTGTTTATCGGCAATGAGCAGACAAAGCTGATAAATGGAAAAATGGTGACGCCAAGAGGATATTGCAATGTGTAA
- the cobM gene encoding precorrin-4 C(11)-methyltransferase, giving the protein MVVFVGAGPGAEDLITVRGQRLLAQADIIVYAGSLVNPGLLDIKKQNCRVYNSAYMTLEEVLDVMIQGERDNKRVVRLHTGDPCLYGAVREQMDGLEKAGVAYEVCPGVSSFCGAAAALGAEYTLPGISQSVVITRMAGRTAVPQKESIKDFAAHQATMVVFLSTGMLPALAAELQAGGYASETPAAIVYKASWPDEKVLRCTVGTLADTARREGITKTALIVIGDILGGGYERSKLYDPTFGTEFRSAVKGEGTDGTDPE; this is encoded by the coding sequence ATGGTCGTATTTGTGGGGGCAGGCCCCGGGGCAGAAGATCTGATTACTGTGAGAGGACAGAGGCTGTTGGCCCAGGCCGATATTATTGTATATGCGGGTTCCCTCGTAAATCCTGGCCTGCTGGATATCAAAAAACAAAACTGCCGTGTATATAATAGTGCCTATATGACCCTGGAGGAAGTGTTAGATGTCATGATACAGGGGGAGAGGGACAATAAAAGGGTGGTGCGGCTCCACACAGGCGACCCTTGTCTGTACGGCGCAGTCCGGGAGCAGATGGATGGACTGGAGAAGGCGGGGGTTGCCTATGAGGTATGCCCGGGCGTCAGTTCCTTCTGCGGGGCGGCCGCAGCTCTTGGGGCAGAGTATACTCTGCCTGGAATTTCCCAGTCTGTTGTGATTACCAGGATGGCGGGCAGGACTGCGGTGCCCCAAAAAGAATCCATAAAAGACTTTGCCGCACATCAGGCGACTATGGTGGTTTTTCTGAGCACAGGCATGCTGCCCGCCCTCGCCGCAGAACTTCAGGCAGGGGGGTATGCTTCGGAGACTCCGGCGGCTATTGTCTATAAAGCCTCATGGCCCGATGAGAAAGTGCTGCGCTGTACTGTGGGCACCCTGGCAGATACAGCCAGGCGGGAGGGAATCACAAAGACAGCCTTGATTGTAATAGGGGATATTTTAGGGGGAGGGTATGAGCGGTCAAAGCTGTATGACCCTACCTTTGGCACAGAGTTCCGCAGTGCGGTGAAAGGAGAGGGGACAGATGGGACAGATCCAGAATAA
- a CDS encoding adenosylcobinamide-GDP ribazoletransferase codes for MYLLKSCVIAFSMYSKIPMPRVEWSEKNMKYAMCFFPAVGVVLGAIEIIVGGFLLKMGASPLLFGAVMTLLPVLVTGGIHMDGFMDTMDALNSYGTKEKKLAILKDSHSGAFAVLGLCCYFLWSTAMWGEAKAAMLPVLGGSCVLSRSLSGFSVMAFPPARDSGLARTFQDGASRKRAGIFLICWVLCSGAFVLLADIVLGGAVLIASILVFLYYRRVCTVQFGGITGDLAGYFLELCELAALSAVVIVQKV; via the coding sequence ATGTACCTGCTGAAATCTTGTGTGATTGCGTTTTCTATGTATTCCAAAATTCCCATGCCCAGGGTGGAGTGGAGTGAGAAAAATATGAAATATGCCATGTGCTTTTTCCCGGCTGTGGGTGTGGTGCTGGGGGCCATAGAAATAATTGTGGGAGGCTTTTTGCTGAAAATGGGGGCCAGTCCCCTGCTTTTCGGGGCGGTGATGACACTTCTGCCAGTGTTGGTGACAGGGGGGATCCATATGGACGGATTTATGGATACTATGGATGCACTGAACTCTTATGGCACGAAGGAAAAAAAACTGGCCATACTGAAAGATTCCCATTCGGGGGCCTTTGCGGTCCTGGGCCTTTGCTGCTATTTTCTCTGGAGTACAGCTATGTGGGGGGAGGCCAAAGCAGCTATGCTGCCTGTACTGGGGGGCAGCTGCGTGCTGTCCCGCTCCTTGAGCGGCTTTTCTGTCATGGCCTTCCCGCCGGCCAGAGATTCAGGGCTGGCCAGGACATTCCAGGATGGCGCCAGCAGAAAAAGGGCGGGAATTTTCCTCATATGCTGGGTTCTTTGCTCAGGAGCGTTTGTGCTTTTGGCAGACATCGTTCTGGGCGGGGCAGTCCTTATTGCCAGTATCCTTGTATTTCTGTATTACAGGCGGGTCTGTACGGTACAGTTTGGGGGAATAACCGGAGATTTGGCGGGATACTTCCTGGAATTGTGTGAGCTGGCCGCTCTGAGTGCTGTGGTCATTGTACAGAAGGTATGA
- a CDS encoding energy-coupling factor ABC transporter ATP-binding protein, translating to MSGENEDIILEARDIYYTYEEGGPPSLNGVSLKIKKGKKVAFMGANGCGKSTFFLCCNGIIRPDRGEVLFQGKTLDYSRKGLLDLRRGVQIVFQDPDNQLFSASVYQEISFGPMNLGIPEEEARRDIEEVIAYLEITPFRDRPAHALSGGQKKQVSVADVLVMHPEVIILDEPAAALDAKHTKKVNEIVDRLAGQGITILMATHDINYALGWADEIVLMHEGKVLLQDDPLTVCSNREALAMTNQEEPAVLQLFDKMVKKGMLDSSMEPPVNMGELYGYIEKS from the coding sequence ATGAGCGGAGAAAATGAAGATATTATTTTGGAGGCGCGGGATATATATTATACTTATGAGGAGGGAGGCCCCCCTTCTCTCAATGGAGTAAGCCTAAAGATAAAAAAAGGGAAAAAAGTCGCTTTTATGGGGGCCAATGGCTGTGGGAAATCTACTTTCTTTTTGTGCTGCAACGGCATAATCCGGCCAGACCGGGGAGAGGTTCTGTTCCAGGGAAAAACTCTGGATTATTCCAGGAAAGGACTGCTGGATCTCAGGAGAGGGGTACAGATTGTATTTCAGGATCCAGATAATCAGTTATTTTCAGCCAGTGTGTATCAGGAAATTTCCTTTGGGCCCATGAACCTTGGGATCCCTGAGGAGGAGGCACGCCGGGACATCGAAGAGGTGATTGCATACCTGGAAATCACGCCCTTTCGGGACAGGCCGGCCCATGCGCTGAGCGGAGGGCAGAAAAAGCAGGTGTCAGTAGCCGACGTGCTTGTGATGCACCCGGAGGTGATTATATTAGATGAGCCGGCCGCCGCCCTGGATGCAAAGCATACAAAAAAGGTAAACGAGATCGTAGACCGGCTGGCGGGACAGGGGATTACAATTCTGATGGCCACCCATGATATCAACTATGCCCTTGGCTGGGCGGATGAGATTGTGCTGATGCATGAAGGGAAGGTTCTGCTGCAGGATGATCCCCTGACTGTATGCTCCAACCGTGAGGCCCTGGCTATGACGAACCAGGAGGAGCCGGCAGTGCTTCAATTATTTGACAAGATGGTAAAAAAAGGAATGTTAGATTCCTCCATGGAGCCTCCTGTGAATATGGGGGAGCTTTACGGGTATATAGAGAAGAGTTAA
- the cbiT gene encoding precorrin-6Y C5,15-methyltransferase (decarboxylating) subunit CbiT translates to MCKEKRRVYLTGIGTGGYHTLTIEAENIIKGCSCIIGAERMVRALEQFQKPVYISYRPEEIRGFLDAHPEYPCAVVALSGDTGFYSGAKGLEEALKDYETVRIPGISSVACLAARLGIPWEDAGFVSAHGRGQNYIHGIAHREKTFLLLGGKGSGDSFCQKIKEYGLTDVEIIVGQRLSYEDEAVLNRTGSTIRPEDFSGLDAVFIRNPAPDRYAMGHLEDEELIRGKVPMTKAEVRAVSIAKLHLTRDAVLYDIGAGTGSVSIEAALLSGEIRVYAVEKNPEGVALIHKNRKKFKCDGIEVIEGEAPEALKSLPPPSHVFIGGSSGNLCEIIGAAREKNAKARIVINAISLETVSEAVKAAKEGLLADPEFVQIAAARSRKLGSYHMMTAMNPIYVISDGKE, encoded by the coding sequence ATGTGTAAAGAGAAGCGCAGAGTGTATTTGACAGGAATTGGGACAGGCGGTTATCATACACTGACTATCGAGGCAGAGAATATTATCAAAGGATGCAGCTGTATCATCGGGGCTGAGCGTATGGTCAGGGCATTGGAGCAGTTTCAGAAACCTGTATACATATCTTACAGGCCGGAAGAAATCAGAGGTTTTTTGGATGCCCATCCCGAATATCCCTGTGCTGTAGTAGCCTTGTCAGGGGACACGGGATTTTACAGTGGGGCAAAGGGGTTGGAAGAAGCCTTAAAAGACTACGAAACTGTCCGGATTCCCGGGATCTCTTCTGTCGCCTGCCTGGCTGCAAGGCTGGGGATTCCATGGGAAGATGCGGGATTTGTCAGCGCCCATGGGAGAGGGCAGAATTATATCCATGGGATTGCACATAGAGAAAAGACGTTCCTTTTACTGGGGGGGAAGGGCAGTGGTGATAGCTTCTGCCAGAAGATAAAGGAGTATGGCCTGACGGATGTGGAAATCATTGTGGGGCAAAGGCTTTCTTATGAAGATGAGGCTGTGCTTAACAGGACCGGAAGCACTATAAGGCCAGAGGATTTTTCTGGGCTGGATGCGGTTTTCATCAGGAACCCGGCTCCAGACAGGTATGCCATGGGACATCTTGAAGATGAAGAGCTGATCCGCGGGAAAGTACCTATGACGAAGGCGGAAGTCCGGGCGGTGAGCATCGCCAAGCTCCATCTTACCCGGGATGCAGTGCTCTACGATATTGGCGCCGGTACAGGTTCAGTTTCCATAGAGGCGGCCTTGTTATCCGGGGAAATCCGGGTATATGCGGTTGAGAAAAACCCTGAGGGCGTTGCCCTGATCCACAAAAACAGAAAAAAATTCAAGTGTGACGGCATAGAGGTTATAGAAGGAGAGGCGCCTGAGGCGCTGAAGAGCCTCCCCCCTCCCAGCCATGTTTTTATTGGGGGAAGCTCTGGGAATCTATGCGAGATCATAGGGGCGGCCAGGGAGAAAAATGCGAAAGCCAGAATCGTCATCAATGCTATCTCCCTGGAGACAGTTTCAGAGGCTGTAAAAGCGGCAAAGGAGGGACTGCTTGCAGACCCGGAGTTTGTACAGATAGCGGCGGCGCGGTCAAGGAAGCTGGGGAGCTACCATATGATGACAGCAATGAACCCTATCTATGTGATTTCAGACGGAAAGGAGTAG
- the cobI gene encoding precorrin-2 C(20)-methyltransferase, producing MSGIFYGIGVGPGDPELLTIKAARLIRECDVLAVAVSGFGLCAPVFEEAGEKKVPGQYLDHCVAYQIVLGAVPEAAEKDKLYLPMPMVKDKERLKQIHDACADCTQEQLRRGRSVAFITLGDPTVYSTCLYVHKRLKRRGADTRLIPGIPSFCAAAARMDTGLAENKEELHIIPASYGVEESLGLPGTKVLMKAGRKMPEVKQAVRDRGLAVQMVENCGMDNEHIYWGTEEIPEDAGYYSLVIVKEGK from the coding sequence ATGAGTGGTATTTTTTATGGAATCGGAGTAGGGCCGGGGGATCCAGAACTTCTTACAATCAAAGCGGCCAGATTAATCAGGGAATGTGATGTTCTGGCTGTTGCAGTGTCCGGCTTTGGCCTGTGTGCGCCGGTGTTTGAGGAAGCCGGGGAAAAAAAAGTGCCCGGGCAGTATCTGGACCACTGTGTGGCATACCAGATTGTGCTCGGGGCAGTGCCGGAAGCGGCGGAGAAGGATAAGCTGTATCTGCCTATGCCCATGGTGAAGGACAAAGAGAGGCTGAAGCAGATCCATGACGCCTGCGCAGACTGCACACAGGAACAATTGCGCAGAGGAAGATCCGTGGCTTTTATTACATTGGGGGATCCCACTGTTTATTCTACATGCCTGTACGTCCATAAACGGCTGAAAAGGCGGGGGGCAGACACCCGCCTCATTCCCGGAATCCCTTCTTTCTGCGCCGCGGCGGCCAGAATGGACACAGGACTGGCCGAAAATAAGGAGGAGCTGCATATCATACCTGCTTCCTATGGAGTGGAGGAAAGCCTGGGACTGCCAGGGACGAAAGTCCTGATGAAAGCTGGGAGAAAAATGCCTGAGGTGAAACAGGCCGTCCGGGACAGGGGACTTGCAGTACAGATGGTAGAAAACTGCGGCATGGATAATGAACATATATACTGGGGAACCGAGGAAATACCAGAGGATGCAGGGTATTATTCCCTAGTGATTGTGAAGGAGGGAAAATAA